One Amycolatopsis sp. NBC_00355 genomic window carries:
- a CDS encoding IclR family transcriptional regulator, with protein sequence MRPAHGESVISRVVRVFETFGPDTPALRVSDVARRAGLHVATASRLIDELVGHGWLRRDPDRRVRVGVRLWELASRASPTLGLREAALPFMEDLHAVVGHHTQLAVLEDREVLFVERLSAPGAVVNVTRVAGRLPLHASSSGLVLLAHAPAELREEVLAGPLPAYRRTTLTEPARLRRFLADVRRDGYAYCAGFIDEETTGIAVPLRGPAGDVVAALSVIVPTGRNARAQIPALLAAARGISRTISQ encoded by the coding sequence GTGAGACCGGCCCACGGCGAGTCCGTGATTTCGCGCGTCGTCCGCGTCTTCGAGACGTTCGGGCCGGACACGCCGGCGCTGCGCGTGTCGGACGTCGCGCGGCGTGCCGGCCTGCACGTCGCGACGGCGTCGAGGCTGATCGACGAGCTGGTCGGGCACGGCTGGCTGCGGCGTGATCCCGACCGGCGGGTCCGGGTGGGCGTCCGGTTGTGGGAACTGGCGTCGCGCGCGTCGCCGACGCTCGGGCTGCGGGAAGCGGCGCTGCCGTTCATGGAGGACCTGCACGCCGTTGTCGGGCACCACACGCAGCTCGCCGTCCTGGAGGACCGTGAGGTGCTGTTCGTCGAGCGGCTTTCGGCGCCCGGCGCGGTCGTCAACGTGACGCGGGTGGCCGGGCGGCTGCCGCTGCACGCGTCGTCGTCCGGGCTCGTGCTGCTGGCCCACGCGCCCGCCGAGCTGCGGGAAGAGGTGCTGGCCGGGCCGCTTCCGGCGTATCGGCGCACCACGCTCACCGAGCCCGCGCGGCTGCGGCGGTTCCTCGCCGACGTCCGGCGCGACGGCTACGCGTACTGCGCGGGCTTCATCGACGAGGAGACGACCGGCATCGCCGTGCCGCTGCGCGGGCCGGCCGGCGACGTCGTCGCGGCGCTGTCGGTGATCGTGCCCACCGGCCGGAACGCGCGGGCGCAGATCCCGGCCCTGCTCGCCGCGGC
- a CDS encoding chitinase, translating to MRRSRFSVALAALALALSGLVAGGGAAEAANLLANPGFEAGSLSGWTCSGGTAVATPVHSGGYALAATPAGSDYAQCAQTVSVLPNTTYTVSAWVRGNPVYLGVTGGASTWSGNAGAYNQLSLSFTSAAGQTSAQLYLHGWYGAGTYYADDVVLDGPGGSTPGTPGAPGTPSVGAVTTSSIALSWGASAGTVTGYRVYEGSTLRTTVTGTSATLTGLTACSTHSYAVAAYNTAGESPRTAAATGSTTGCVDTGLPKHSLIGYLHASFANGSGYVRLADVPAAWDIIDLSFGEPTSVTSGDIRFNRCSVAECPNVESDADFIAAIRAKQAEGKKVLISIGGQNGQVQLTTTAARDAFVSSVSAIIDKYGLNGLDVDFEGHSLSLNAGDTDFHNPTTPSIVNLISALKSLKARYGAGFVLTMAPETFFVQVGYQFYGGSGGGDARTGAYLPVIHALRDSLTVLHVQDYNSGPVMGLDNQYHNMGAADFPIAMGDMLKAGFSVANTGQFFPGLRPDQIAVGLPAAVSAGNGYLAPSVVQTAVTCLAKGTGCGSYTLRGGASPALRGLMTWSINWDKYYNWEFQNSHEPFLNALP from the coding sequence ATGAGGCGTTCCAGATTCTCCGTCGCACTCGCCGCCCTCGCGCTGGCGCTCTCCGGTCTGGTGGCCGGCGGAGGCGCCGCCGAGGCGGCCAACCTGCTGGCCAACCCCGGTTTCGAGGCCGGCTCGCTGTCGGGCTGGACGTGCTCGGGCGGCACAGCCGTGGCGACGCCGGTGCACTCCGGCGGCTACGCGCTCGCCGCCACCCCGGCCGGCTCCGACTACGCCCAGTGCGCGCAGACGGTGTCCGTGCTGCCGAACACGACGTACACCGTGTCCGCGTGGGTCCGCGGCAACCCGGTCTACCTCGGCGTCACCGGCGGCGCGTCGACCTGGTCGGGCAACGCGGGCGCCTACAACCAGCTTTCGCTGTCGTTCACCTCGGCCGCGGGCCAGACGTCGGCCCAGCTCTACCTGCACGGCTGGTACGGCGCGGGCACCTACTACGCCGACGACGTCGTCCTCGACGGCCCGGGCGGCAGCACGCCGGGCACGCCGGGAGCACCCGGGACGCCGTCGGTCGGCGCCGTCACGACCTCGTCCATCGCCCTGAGCTGGGGCGCGAGCGCGGGCACTGTCACCGGTTACCGCGTCTACGAAGGCAGCACGCTGCGCACGACCGTCACCGGGACGAGCGCCACCCTCACGGGGCTGACCGCCTGCTCGACGCACAGCTACGCCGTGGCCGCGTACAACACCGCCGGCGAGTCGCCGCGCACCGCCGCGGCCACCGGCAGCACCACCGGCTGCGTCGACACCGGCCTGCCGAAGCACTCCTTGATCGGCTACCTGCACGCGAGTTTCGCGAACGGCTCCGGCTACGTCCGGCTGGCCGACGTGCCCGCCGCCTGGGACATCATCGACCTGTCCTTCGGCGAACCGACGTCGGTGACCTCCGGCGACATCCGCTTCAACCGCTGCTCGGTCGCGGAGTGCCCGAACGTCGAGAGCGACGCCGACTTCATCGCCGCGATCCGCGCGAAGCAGGCGGAGGGCAAGAAGGTCCTGATCTCCATCGGCGGCCAGAACGGCCAGGTCCAGCTGACCACGACCGCCGCGCGCGACGCCTTCGTCAGCTCCGTCTCGGCGATCATCGACAAGTACGGTCTCAACGGCCTCGACGTCGACTTCGAGGGCCACTCGCTCTCGCTCAACGCCGGCGACACGGACTTCCACAACCCGACCACGCCGTCGATCGTCAACCTGATCTCCGCGCTGAAGTCGCTGAAAGCCAGGTACGGCGCGGGTTTTGTGCTGACGATGGCACCGGAGACGTTTTTCGTCCAGGTCGGCTACCAGTTCTACGGCGGCTCGGGCGGCGGTGACGCGCGGACCGGCGCGTACCTGCCGGTGATCCACGCGCTACGCGATTCGCTGACCGTGCTGCACGTCCAGGACTACAACTCCGGCCCGGTGATGGGCCTGGACAACCAGTACCACAACATGGGCGCCGCGGACTTCCCGATCGCGATGGGCGACATGCTCAAGGCCGGTTTCAGCGTGGCGAACACCGGCCAGTTCTTCCCGGGGCTGCGGCCGGACCAGATCGCGGTCGGGCTGCCGGCGGCGGTCAGCGCCGGCAACGGCTACCTCGCGCCGTCCGTCGTCCAGACGGCGGTGACCTGCCTGGCCAAGGGCACCGGCTGCGGCTCGTACACGCTGCGCGGCGGCGCGTCGCCGGCGTTGCGCGGGCTGATGACGTGGTCGATCAACTGGGACAAGTACTACAACTGGGAGTTCCAGAACAGCCACGAGCCGTTCCTGAACGCCCTGCCGTGA
- a CDS encoding AAA family ATPase, whose amino-acid sequence MSAPTVIELGPRDLLVVAGLPGAGKTTMLRHAAGGLPVLDSDQVRARLATVLPDAVPYRWYRPLVHAGHRLRIVRRAIAADGPLVVHEPSTRASTRALFALVGRLTGRSMRLLFVDATAEQALEGQRSRGRMVRPRSFERHVRRTGKWREELLADRVPPGWRSVQVVDRAGAARTRLVVRLLVGC is encoded by the coding sequence ATGAGCGCGCCCACTGTCATCGAGCTCGGACCGCGTGACCTGCTCGTCGTCGCCGGGCTGCCCGGCGCGGGCAAGACCACCATGCTCCGGCACGCGGCCGGGGGGCTGCCGGTGCTCGACTCCGACCAGGTCCGGGCGAGGCTGGCGACGGTGCTGCCGGACGCGGTGCCCTACCGCTGGTACCGGCCGCTCGTGCACGCGGGGCACCGGCTCCGGATCGTCCGGCGGGCCATCGCCGCCGACGGGCCGCTCGTCGTCCACGAGCCGTCGACGCGGGCGTCGACCCGCGCGCTGTTCGCCCTGGTCGGGAGGCTGACCGGGCGCTCGATGCGGCTGCTGTTCGTCGACGCCACCGCCGAGCAGGCCCTGGAAGGCCAGCGCAGCCGGGGCCGGATGGTGCGGCCGCGCTCGTTCGAACGGCACGTCCGCCGCACCGGGAAGTGGCGGGAGGAGCTGCTCGCCGACCGGGTGCCGCCGGGGTGGCGCAGCGTCCAGGTGGTCGACCGGGCCGGCGCGGCGCGCACCCGCCTGGTGGTGCGGCTGTTGGTCGGTTGCTGA
- a CDS encoding serine/threonine-protein kinase, which translates to MSAPADLIAALPQYDIGAEIGEGGMGVVFAGTHRTLGRSVAIKQLPWDVLNHAASSELFDREARVLASLDHPHIVPVYDYVRTGREHLLVMERLDGGTVHSRFHGGGVSGEQACAIGLAMLAGLHAAHRAGVLHLDVKPRNLLFSTQGVMKVADFGIARVISEGATLVTHGGEILGTPAYIAPEQAMGNALSPAADVYAAGTVLYELLSRQLPFDNTRGAISMMRQHMFTDPRPIAGVPMPIAGVIMRSLAREPESRYREAESFAADLAGAATAVYGPGWLERAGVPVLHLTPRVISGLNSPTAPAPPADARTRPVRPGPDPTLSATRIPQQQQPVAEEAPSNAATLWFRLAAAAALIALVVLVLLTPERLPHQASPTLVVGGAPVSAPVEVDLSKPLTVTGPGNPGRVALDLAAAGIPLGSAETTAKAAGNGFTAQLELPGLARWIVGGAVTATIQTGTVTQTFTLLTSQHPLASAMGAGSLILALFALAYLESVLRNIRNGHRGRGALVAGPVLGVLFGAAVWLCVSVLRVHEPAAGFGAGCAVAGAVAAGFVVAAARRKSTVLGR; encoded by the coding sequence ATGAGCGCACCCGCGGACCTGATCGCCGCGCTCCCGCAGTACGACATCGGCGCCGAGATCGGCGAAGGCGGCATGGGTGTCGTGTTCGCCGGGACGCACCGGACGCTGGGCCGCAGCGTCGCGATCAAGCAGCTGCCCTGGGACGTGCTCAACCACGCCGCGAGCAGCGAGCTGTTCGACCGCGAGGCGCGGGTGCTGGCCAGCCTGGACCACCCGCACATCGTGCCGGTGTACGACTACGTCCGCACCGGGCGCGAGCACCTGCTGGTGATGGAACGGCTCGACGGCGGCACCGTGCACAGTCGGTTCCACGGCGGTGGCGTCAGCGGCGAGCAGGCGTGCGCGATCGGCCTGGCGATGCTCGCCGGGCTGCACGCGGCGCACCGGGCCGGTGTGCTGCACCTCGACGTCAAGCCGCGGAACCTGCTCTTCAGCACGCAGGGCGTGATGAAGGTGGCCGACTTCGGCATCGCGCGTGTCATCAGCGAAGGCGCCACGCTCGTCACGCACGGCGGCGAGATCCTCGGCACCCCGGCCTACATCGCGCCGGAGCAGGCGATGGGCAACGCGCTGAGCCCGGCGGCCGACGTCTACGCGGCCGGCACCGTGCTCTACGAACTGCTGTCCCGGCAGCTGCCGTTCGACAACACCCGCGGCGCGATCAGCATGATGCGCCAGCACATGTTCACCGACCCGCGGCCGATCGCGGGGGTGCCGATGCCCATCGCCGGCGTGATCATGCGCAGCCTCGCGCGCGAGCCCGAGTCGCGCTACCGGGAGGCCGAGTCGTTCGCGGCCGACCTCGCGGGCGCCGCCACCGCCGTCTACGGCCCGGGCTGGCTCGAACGCGCCGGCGTGCCGGTGCTGCACCTGACGCCGCGGGTGATCTCCGGGCTCAACTCGCCGACCGCGCCGGCCCCGCCGGCCGACGCCCGGACGCGGCCGGTCCGGCCCGGGCCGGACCCGACGTTGTCGGCCACGCGCATCCCGCAGCAGCAACAGCCGGTGGCCGAAGAAGCACCGTCGAACGCGGCCACGCTGTGGTTCCGGCTCGCCGCGGCCGCCGCGCTCATCGCGCTGGTGGTGCTCGTCCTGCTCACCCCGGAACGGCTGCCGCACCAGGCGTCGCCGACGCTGGTCGTCGGCGGGGCGCCCGTGTCGGCGCCGGTCGAGGTGGACCTGAGCAAACCGCTCACGGTGACCGGCCCCGGAAACCCCGGCCGGGTCGCGCTCGACCTGGCCGCCGCCGGGATCCCGCTCGGGTCCGCCGAGACGACGGCGAAGGCCGCCGGCAACGGCTTCACCGCGCAGCTCGAGCTGCCGGGCCTGGCGCGGTGGATCGTCGGCGGGGCGGTCACCGCGACCATCCAGACCGGCACCGTCACCCAGACGTTCACGCTGCTCACCTCGCAGCACCCGCTGGCCAGCGCGATGGGGGCGGGCAGCCTCATCCTGGCGCTGTTCGCCCTCGCCTACCTGGAGTCGGTGCTGCGGAACATCCGCAACGGCCACCGCGGGCGGGGCGCGCTGGTCGCCGGGCCGGTGCTCGGCGTCCTGTTCGGCGCCGCGGTGTGGCTGTGCGTCTCGGTGCTGCGGGTGCACGAACCGGCCGCGGGGTTCGGCGCCGGGTGCGCGGTGGCGGGCGCCGTCGCGGCCGGGTTCGTCGTCGCGGCGGCCCGGCGCAAGTCCACTGTGCTCGGTCGGTGA